The Acetomicrobium flavidum genome window below encodes:
- the alaS gene encoding alanine--tRNA ligase — MKRRSGRELRELFLSYFEQKGHKRYPSFSLVPDDPSLLFTIAGMVPFKPYFLGLKQPDVPRATTSQKCLRTNDIENVGRTSRHHTFFEMLGNFSFGDYFKESVIPWAWEFLTKEIGFLPERMYVTIYLDDDEAFDIWHKTVGIPEDRIVRMGEKDNFWAAGPVGPCGPCSELIYDQGPEFSCGKPDCFVGCDCDRYLEIWNLVFMQYNRDEAGNLTPLPRKNIDTGMGLERLASVVQGVRSDFETDLFMPMINKISNISGVEYAMNKQHDMAMRVIADHVRALAFMIADGVLPSNEGRGYVLRRLLRRASRYGRLLGLERPFLVDLLPTLVELMADPYKELVENINVIESVINLEEKKFSRTLDQGSALIEEEISRLKKEGKDVLPGETAFVLYDTYGFPLELTEEICQEHGIKVDRDGFIECMEHQREMARAASKQLSSATKKESYSSLLSKCGGSEFVGYELNEVRAKVVAIFKESQEVYEAQEGEEVEIFLDKTPFYAERGGQVGDRGWMESSGCKLEVLDTYSVLETLIAHKAKVRSGYVAIGDEVDARVDVTRRNAIRRHHTSTHIIHEALARVLGPHVRQAGSYVAPDYLRFDFNHFDPITREQLTAIECIANEVVQANIKVNIFETTMDEAKRIGAKAFFDEKYGERVRVIQIPGYCAELCGGLHVNATGEIGTIKIVKDESIGSGLRRITALAGMPAVSHHQELQFLAEDLASMCSVDVKSLKEKLASTLVELKNLKVELQGAKLKLALHQCEKITSQRQVVGDVTVLLGKFEDLEPETLRQVGDHLKRGLNKVLIVLGSTYGEKVSLVAMADEEAVKRGVHAGKLINKIAAIVGGGGGGRENVAQAGGKDASRLEDALNSVPRILQEMLGV, encoded by the coding sequence GTGAAAAGACGAAGTGGAAGAGAGTTGCGGGAGCTTTTTTTATCGTATTTTGAACAAAAGGGGCATAAAAGATATCCAAGCTTCAGCCTGGTTCCAGATGATCCTTCTTTGCTTTTTACCATAGCCGGCATGGTCCCCTTTAAACCATATTTTTTAGGCCTTAAACAACCCGATGTCCCAAGGGCGACGACATCTCAAAAATGTCTGCGTACAAACGACATAGAAAACGTGGGAAGGACATCCAGGCACCATACCTTCTTTGAGATGCTTGGGAATTTCAGCTTTGGAGATTACTTCAAGGAAAGCGTCATTCCATGGGCTTGGGAGTTTCTTACCAAGGAGATAGGATTTTTGCCGGAGAGGATGTATGTAACCATATATCTTGACGATGATGAGGCCTTCGATATATGGCACAAGACGGTAGGTATTCCTGAAGATCGAATAGTGCGCATGGGCGAGAAGGACAACTTTTGGGCAGCCGGGCCGGTTGGACCTTGTGGGCCATGCTCTGAGCTCATTTACGATCAGGGGCCTGAGTTTTCATGCGGAAAGCCCGATTGTTTCGTCGGATGTGACTGCGACAGATATCTTGAGATTTGGAATTTAGTCTTTATGCAGTATAACAGGGATGAAGCGGGAAATCTCACCCCCTTACCAAGGAAAAACATAGATACGGGCATGGGGCTGGAGAGGCTCGCCTCTGTGGTGCAAGGTGTCAGGTCGGATTTCGAAACTGACCTCTTCATGCCCATGATAAACAAGATATCAAATATATCGGGCGTAGAGTATGCCATGAATAAGCAACACGATATGGCAATGAGGGTCATCGCCGACCACGTCAGGGCATTGGCCTTCATGATAGCTGATGGCGTACTTCCCTCGAACGAGGGAAGAGGCTACGTGTTGAGGAGGCTTCTTCGAAGGGCGTCTCGCTACGGACGGCTGCTCGGCCTGGAGAGGCCCTTTTTGGTTGATCTGCTTCCTACGTTAGTCGAGTTGATGGCAGACCCCTATAAAGAGCTAGTGGAAAATATAAATGTCATAGAATCCGTGATAAACCTTGAGGAAAAGAAGTTCAGCAGGACCCTGGACCAGGGCAGTGCTCTGATTGAAGAAGAGATATCCCGACTCAAGAAGGAGGGCAAAGACGTCCTGCCAGGAGAGACGGCTTTCGTGCTATACGATACCTACGGTTTCCCGCTGGAGCTTACGGAAGAAATATGCCAGGAGCACGGGATAAAGGTGGATAGGGATGGTTTCATCGAATGTATGGAACATCAAAGGGAGATGGCAAGGGCAGCAAGCAAGCAGTTAAGCTCTGCAACGAAGAAAGAAAGTTACTCCTCTCTTCTATCTAAGTGCGGCGGTAGCGAATTTGTTGGTTACGAGCTAAATGAGGTACGCGCGAAAGTCGTAGCTATATTTAAGGAATCGCAGGAAGTTTACGAGGCTCAAGAGGGAGAGGAAGTGGAGATATTCTTGGATAAAACTCCCTTTTACGCCGAGAGGGGTGGCCAAGTGGGAGATAGGGGATGGATGGAATCGTCTGGCTGCAAGCTTGAAGTGCTTGATACCTATTCCGTCCTAGAGACGCTTATAGCCCATAAAGCCAAGGTAAGATCTGGATATGTGGCGATCGGTGATGAAGTTGATGCACGGGTCGACGTAACGAGGAGAAACGCCATAAGACGCCACCACACATCCACGCATATAATACATGAGGCCTTGGCAAGGGTGTTGGGGCCTCATGTTAGGCAAGCCGGATCCTACGTTGCCCCGGATTACCTGCGCTTTGACTTCAATCATTTTGACCCCATAACGCGCGAACAGCTTACGGCGATTGAGTGCATAGCCAATGAGGTCGTTCAAGCAAACATAAAGGTCAACATCTTTGAAACAACCATGGACGAGGCCAAAAGGATAGGGGCGAAGGCCTTTTTCGACGAAAAGTACGGAGAAAGGGTACGTGTGATTCAGATACCTGGTTATTGTGCTGAATTATGCGGGGGCCTCCATGTAAATGCCACCGGCGAGATAGGCACTATAAAGATAGTCAAGGACGAAAGCATTGGATCGGGGCTTAGGCGTATAACTGCTCTGGCAGGCATGCCGGCGGTATCTCATCATCAGGAGCTGCAGTTCCTTGCTGAGGATTTAGCGTCTATGTGCAGCGTCGACGTAAAATCCCTAAAGGAAAAGCTTGCCTCCACGCTGGTGGAGCTTAAAAACCTCAAGGTCGAGTTGCAGGGGGCAAAGTTGAAGTTAGCCTTGCACCAGTGCGAAAAGATAACCTCTCAGCGCCAAGTGGTGGGGGATGTAACCGTACTTTTGGGAAAGTTCGAAGACCTTGAACCCGAGACCTTACGGCAGGTTGGGGACCATTTGAAGAGGGGACTCAACAAAGTCTTGATAGTACTGGGCAGCACCTATGGCGAAAAGGTATCGTTGGTTGCCATGGCTGACGAGGAGGCTGTAAAACGTGGTGTCCATGCCGGCAAACTGATAAACAAGATTGCAGCGATAGTGGGCGGAGGCGGAGGCGGAAGAGAAAACGTCGCTCAGGCCGGGGGTAAAGATGCCAGCAGGCTTGAAGACGCGTTAAATTCCGTGCCCAGGATTCTGCAAGAGATGTTGGGGGTATAA
- a CDS encoding amidohydrolase, whose product MTPSLNEQGLAEADLVFRDAVVLDGARDRAEICDVAVTQGRILRLFSREERSKIRAKDEYFCRERKALLPGFANSHTHVAMTLLRGLGEESPLKDWLEKHIWPVEGRLKPRHIRIGTQLGVAEMISGGITCFGDMYFHMDEVARVATEVGVRCGLCQGLIGNAPLFSLKLKEGIRLYDHWHGKNDLITVQLGPHAPYTVSPKLLTQVAGAARGLNAGIHIHWLETEWERSYIEQELKKDPIDLLYETGLADVTSLILAHGVWFPENRLKEIAKDNIAVVHNPSSNMKLGSGFAPVSQMLKEGVHVALGSDGAASNNRLDMWLEMRTASLMQKGYYKDPMLMKSKDALKMASYAGCKALGFSNVGMIEEGWKADFAVINLDNARYIGWNKDNLASFIVFSGSSRDVCGTMVNGKWVYKDGEFPSLDYEKVMYDAKEARKELLAI is encoded by the coding sequence ATGACCCCCAGCCTCAATGAGCAGGGCTTAGCGGAAGCGGACTTGGTATTCAGGGATGCCGTAGTGTTGGACGGGGCGCGCGACAGAGCTGAAATTTGCGATGTCGCAGTAACGCAAGGTCGTATACTGCGCCTTTTTTCGAGAGAGGAAAGGTCAAAGATAAGGGCTAAGGATGAATATTTTTGCCGAGAAAGAAAGGCCTTGCTGCCCGGTTTTGCAAATAGCCACACACATGTTGCGATGACGTTGCTTAGAGGTTTAGGCGAGGAAAGCCCATTAAAGGATTGGCTTGAAAAACACATTTGGCCCGTAGAGGGTCGACTTAAGCCCAGGCACATTAGGATAGGAACCCAACTTGGAGTAGCTGAGATGATAAGCGGCGGCATAACCTGCTTTGGGGACATGTACTTCCACATGGACGAGGTTGCAAGGGTGGCCACCGAGGTGGGCGTAAGGTGTGGACTGTGTCAGGGATTGATAGGAAATGCCCCGCTTTTTTCGTTAAAGCTGAAGGAAGGCATAAGGCTGTATGACCACTGGCACGGCAAGAACGACCTGATAACCGTGCAGCTTGGCCCTCATGCTCCATACACCGTATCGCCTAAGCTGCTGACGCAAGTAGCTGGCGCAGCAAGGGGCCTTAACGCAGGGATTCACATCCACTGGCTTGAGACCGAATGGGAAAGAAGCTATATAGAACAGGAGCTAAAGAAAGACCCAATCGACCTTCTTTATGAAACAGGGCTTGCTGACGTGACAAGCCTGATATTGGCCCATGGCGTATGGTTTCCCGAAAATAGGCTGAAGGAAATTGCCAAAGACAACATTGCGGTCGTTCATAACCCGAGCAGCAATATGAAGCTGGGGAGCGGTTTTGCGCCCGTTTCGCAGATGCTGAAGGAAGGCGTCCACGTCGCCTTGGGAAGCGACGGGGCGGCAAGCAATAATAGGCTGGATATGTGGCTGGAGATGCGAACGGCCTCCTTGATGCAAAAGGGGTATTATAAAGATCCAATGTTGATGAAATCAAAGGATGCGCTTAAAATGGCTTCTTATGCAGGATGCAAGGCGCTAGGTTTCTCAAATGTCGGCATGATTGAGGAAGGATGGAAGGCCGACTTTGCCGTCATAAACCTCGACAACGCGCGCTATATAGGATGGAACAAGGATAACCTTGCGAGCTTCATCGTATTCTCAGGGAGCTCGAGGGATGTCTGCGGGACCATGGTTAACGGCAAATGGGTATATAAAGACGGCGAGTTCCCTTCCTTGGACTACGAGAAGGTCATGTATGATGCAAAAGAAGCCAGGAAGGAGTTGCTAGCTATATAG
- a CDS encoding adenosylhomocysteinase: protein MEEYRIANPALADQGKIKIAWAWNFMPVLKLLQEKYKDERPLKGTRIAACLHLEAKTACLLRALKALGAEVVAAGSNPLSTQDDICAALVAHGIKVYSWHGMTMDEYYGNLHALLAWSPQILIDDGGDLVTLVHKERPDLLPYIKGGCEETTTGVKRLRAMSNEGVLAFPMLAVNDALSKHLFDNRYGTGQSVWDAICRLTNMLVAGKEVVVCGYGWCGRGVASRACGLGARVTIVESDPHRALEAYMDGFYVTDMPTAARTGDIFITTTGNINVIRKEHFALMKSGVILANAGHFDVEISCTDLDEIAVQKSQTRPGVTTYVTKDGRSFHLLVEGRLVNLAGGDGHPIEIMDLSFALQLLSVLYIKERDLEPGLYPVPNEIDKNVAHLKLEALGIKLEKMTTEQEEYMGRWDE, encoded by the coding sequence ATGGAGGAATATAGAATCGCCAATCCCGCTTTAGCGGATCAGGGCAAAATTAAAATCGCCTGGGCATGGAACTTCATGCCTGTTCTAAAGCTCCTGCAGGAGAAATACAAAGATGAGCGTCCCCTCAAAGGGACCAGGATTGCTGCATGCCTACACCTTGAAGCCAAAACGGCATGTTTGTTAAGGGCCCTTAAGGCCTTGGGAGCGGAAGTCGTGGCCGCAGGAAGCAATCCATTATCTACTCAGGACGATATCTGTGCCGCCTTAGTGGCCCATGGGATCAAGGTATACAGCTGGCATGGAATGACGATGGATGAATATTACGGGAACCTGCACGCTTTGTTGGCATGGTCGCCGCAAATACTGATAGATGACGGTGGCGATCTTGTAACCTTGGTCCATAAGGAAAGACCCGACCTGTTGCCTTACATCAAAGGCGGATGCGAGGAAACTACGACCGGAGTGAAGCGGTTAAGGGCTATGTCCAACGAGGGGGTACTAGCCTTTCCAATGCTGGCAGTAAATGACGCTTTAAGCAAACACCTCTTCGATAACAGATATGGGACCGGTCAATCGGTATGGGATGCCATATGTAGGCTGACGAACATGCTGGTAGCCGGAAAGGAAGTCGTGGTGTGCGGATACGGATGGTGCGGCAGAGGTGTCGCCTCGAGAGCTTGCGGGCTTGGAGCCCGCGTTACCATCGTGGAGTCCGATCCACATAGGGCCCTGGAGGCCTATATGGATGGCTTTTACGTCACGGACATGCCAACTGCTGCACGAACGGGCGATATCTTTATAACGACAACGGGAAACATCAACGTCATAAGAAAAGAGCACTTTGCGTTAATGAAAAGCGGTGTGATCCTGGCCAATGCCGGACATTTCGATGTTGAGATATCCTGTACGGACTTGGACGAAATTGCAGTTCAAAAATCACAGACAAGGCCAGGCGTAACTACCTATGTGACCAAGGACGGTCGGTCTTTTCACCTCCTGGTGGAAGGCAGGCTTGTGAACCTGGCGGGTGGTGACGGACACCCGATTGAGATCATGGATTTGTCCTTTGCGCTTCAACTCCTATCCGTCCTGTACATAAAGGAAAGGGATTTGGAACCGGGACTTTATCCGGTTCCAAATGAAATAGATAAGAATGTAGCGCATTTGAAGCTTGAAGCTTTGGGAATTAAGCTCGAAAAGATGACGACCGAGCAGGAAGAATACATGGGAAGGTGGGACGAATGA
- the mtnA gene encoding S-methyl-5-thioribose-1-phosphate isomerase, which produces MPDPIKWEDGFLYLLDQRRIPFEVEYLKCTNYQDVAEAIEKMIVRGAPAIGIAAAYGIVLASHGGLPMVKEAVSRLSKTRPTAVNLFWALEKMERAATDFHDATAKDPGLILKDHLLEVAVGIHEEERRIEKLIALHGQSIVPPNCQVLTHCNAGALATGGIGTALGVIRMAQKIGKAIKVYCDETRPLLQGARLSSWELWMDGLDVTVICDDMAAFLMKKGKVDLVIVGADRIASNGDTANKIGTYNLAVLCKYHGIPFYVAAPRSTIDCSIKDGEAIPIEERDPDEVRTVRGVKIFLEDIPAWNPAFDVTPGDLISGIITEAGILKAPYRESIETAMRIDVNFEDAHWADSYLKQGGSEDGGI; this is translated from the coding sequence TGGGAAGATGGTTTCCTATACCTGTTGGACCAAAGAAGGATACCGTTTGAAGTCGAATATCTGAAATGTACCAACTATCAAGACGTGGCCGAAGCCATAGAAAAGATGATCGTACGAGGGGCTCCTGCAATAGGGATAGCTGCCGCCTATGGAATCGTTTTAGCATCTCATGGCGGACTCCCTATGGTCAAGGAGGCCGTCTCTCGTCTATCTAAAACTCGTCCTACCGCTGTAAACCTCTTTTGGGCCCTAGAGAAGATGGAGAGGGCAGCGACTGATTTCCATGACGCAACCGCTAAAGATCCCGGGTTAATCCTTAAAGATCATTTGTTAGAAGTGGCCGTGGGTATTCACGAAGAGGAAAGACGGATAGAGAAATTGATTGCCCTGCATGGCCAGTCTATAGTGCCTCCCAATTGTCAGGTATTGACTCATTGCAATGCAGGGGCTTTAGCTACGGGTGGGATTGGCACCGCCTTAGGGGTAATACGGATGGCTCAAAAGATTGGGAAGGCGATAAAAGTTTATTGCGATGAAACCAGGCCACTCCTTCAAGGGGCCAGGTTATCCTCATGGGAACTTTGGATGGATGGGCTGGATGTAACCGTCATATGCGATGATATGGCAGCCTTTTTAATGAAAAAGGGCAAAGTGGACCTGGTCATCGTTGGAGCAGACAGGATAGCTTCCAACGGCGATACGGCCAACAAGATCGGTACGTATAATTTAGCGGTGCTTTGTAAATATCACGGTATCCCCTTTTACGTCGCTGCGCCCAGAAGCACCATCGACTGTAGCATAAAGGATGGCGAGGCAATACCCATAGAGGAAAGAGATCCCGATGAGGTGCGTACCGTTAGAGGCGTAAAGATCTTCCTCGAAGATATTCCGGCTTGGAACCCTGCCTTTGACGTAACGCCAGGCGATTTGATATCCGGGATAATAACAGAGGCAGGCATCTTGAAAGCCCCTTACAGAGAATCCATAGAAACGGCAATGCGTATAGATGTCAATTTTGAGGATGCCCATTGGGCGGATTCCTATTTAAAACAGGGAGGGTCAGAAGATGGAGGAATATAG